A stretch of Schistocerca nitens isolate TAMUIC-IGC-003100 chromosome 6, iqSchNite1.1, whole genome shotgun sequence DNA encodes these proteins:
- the LOC126263166 gene encoding sequestosome-1 isoform X1, translated as MAESMSISYKVYLEDGTDTTEVRRFGIDRSLAFKFSFLREKLQKVFPSLQNRNFYVSWKDQEGDIITISSDEELTLALSEMNTDVRKLYVAVKPEETLAPDAEMPEMGRPIDGPAVHEGVTCDGCNKLIVGFRYKCTVCPDFDLCSTCEGFGMHDEHFMIRISKPIKWRSTYSRRLAHHMAKWSRQSETHRHHHQRRTNNVKGVNESNVQCPYRRSYSEHPGWLEYLCSQLGEWVNLPGEVEIPPKAGNTATTTENTTQKPSTSSAAECTEGPQGTATQRNSNQQRDTTYLQNVGETVAALLSPLGIDVEIQVKDKNQKQTGEKQDTPQGAAQAKEAEKTAQAKEAEKTAQAKEAEKTAQAKEAENTAQAKEAEKNVQSRETEMAEAASVSEPMEVSPETPSAPPEQHSSESEEWTVLIPDNVGSPNPVASKAVDELLKTLEEPYYCPIYPRVDDVIARTRELDLQSITDPKVAKTLKQLLAMGFTNEGGWLTQLIQIKDGNIDRVLDVLLPVKK; from the exons ATGGCAGAATCAATGAGCATATCGTACAAAGTGTATCTGGAAGATGGTACAGACACTACCGAAGTACGGCGTTTTGGGATTGATCGCAGTCTTGCATTCAAGTTCAGTTTCCTAAGAGAGAAACTCCAGAAAGTATTCCCATCACTGCAGAATAGGAACTTTTATGTTTCCTGGAAAG ATCAGGAAGgtgacataattacaatatcatctgATGAGGAACTCACATTAGCACTGAGTGAGATGAATACAGACGTAAGAAAGTTGTATGTTGCTGTCAAACCTGAAGAAACTTTAGCTCCCGATGCAGAAATGCCTGAAATGGGACGACCAATAGATG GTCCTGCAGTTCACGAGGGAGTGACTTGCGATGGCTGCAACAAGCTGATTGTTGGTTTCAGATACAAGTGTACTGTTTGTCCTGATTTTGACCTCTGCTCTACATGTGAGGGCTTTGGAATGCACGATGAACATTTCATGATACGTATTTCAAAACCAATTAAGTGG CGTTCAACTTACAGCCGACGTTTGGCACATCATATGGCCAAGTGGTCTCGCCAGTCTGAAACTCACAGGCATCACCACCAGCGTCGCACAAACAATGTAAAAGGTGTTAATGAAAGCAATGTGCAGTGCCCATACAGAAGGTCCTACAGTGAACATCCTGGTTGGTTGGAATATCTCTGCAGCCAGCTAGGTGAATGGGTCAATCTTCCAGGAGAGGTTGAAATTCCTCCAAAGGCAGGCAATACTGCTACTACCACAGAAAATACTACACAAAAACCTTCAACTTCAAGTGCAGCAGAGTGCACAGAAGGTCCACAGGGAACAGCAACACAAAGGAATTCTAATCAGCAGAGAGATACAACTTATTTACAGAATGTGGGTGAGACTGTTGCAGCACTGCTTAGTCCACTGG GAATAGATGTTGAGATCCAGGTTAAGGACAAGAACCAGAAGCAGACAGGTGAAAAGCAGGATACACCCCAGGGTGCAGCTCAGGCCAAGGAAGCGGAGAAAACTGCACAGGCCAAGGAAGCGGAGAAAACTGCACAGGCCAAGGAAGCGGAGAAAACTGCACAGGCCAAGGAAGCAGAGAATACTGCCCAGGCCAAGGAAGCAGAGAAGAATGTCCAGTCTCGGGAGACAGAAATGGCAGAGGCGGCTTCAGTGTCAGAGCCTATGGAAGTGAGTCCAGAGACTCCATCAGCCCCACCAGAACAACATTCTAGTGAATCAGAAGAGTGGACTGTCCTCATACCAG ATAATGTTGGATCTCCAAATCCTGTAGCCAGTAAAGCCGTTGACGAATTACTAAAGACTCTTGAGGAACCTTATTATTGTCCAATATACCCTAGAGTGGATGATGTGATTGCCAGAACACGTGAATTAGATCTTCAGTCCATTACAG
- the LOC126263166 gene encoding sequestosome-1 isoform X2, producing MAESMSISYKVYLEDGTDTTEVRRFGIDRSLAFKFSFLREKLQKVFPSLQNRNFYVSWKDQEGDIITISSDEELTLALSEMNTDVRKLYVAVKPEETLAPDAEMPEMGRPIDGPAVHEGVTCDGCNKLIVGFRYKCTVCPDFDLCSTCEGFGMHDEHFMIRISKPIKWRSTYSRRLAHHMAKWSRQSETHRHHHQRRTNNVKGVNESNVQCPYRRSYSEHPGWLEYLCSQLGEWVNLPGEVEIPPKAGNTATTTENTTQKPSTSSAAECTEGPQGTATQRNSNQQRDTTYLQNVGETVAALLSPLGIDVEIQVKDKNQKQTGEKQDTPQGAAQAKEAEKTAQAKEAEKTAQAKEAEKTAQAKEAENTAQAKEAEKNVQSRETEMAEAASVSEPMEVSPETPSAPPEQHSSESEEWTVLIPDPKVAKTLKQLLAMGFTNEGGWLTQLIQIKDGNIDRVLDVLLPVKK from the exons ATGGCAGAATCAATGAGCATATCGTACAAAGTGTATCTGGAAGATGGTACAGACACTACCGAAGTACGGCGTTTTGGGATTGATCGCAGTCTTGCATTCAAGTTCAGTTTCCTAAGAGAGAAACTCCAGAAAGTATTCCCATCACTGCAGAATAGGAACTTTTATGTTTCCTGGAAAG ATCAGGAAGgtgacataattacaatatcatctgATGAGGAACTCACATTAGCACTGAGTGAGATGAATACAGACGTAAGAAAGTTGTATGTTGCTGTCAAACCTGAAGAAACTTTAGCTCCCGATGCAGAAATGCCTGAAATGGGACGACCAATAGATG GTCCTGCAGTTCACGAGGGAGTGACTTGCGATGGCTGCAACAAGCTGATTGTTGGTTTCAGATACAAGTGTACTGTTTGTCCTGATTTTGACCTCTGCTCTACATGTGAGGGCTTTGGAATGCACGATGAACATTTCATGATACGTATTTCAAAACCAATTAAGTGG CGTTCAACTTACAGCCGACGTTTGGCACATCATATGGCCAAGTGGTCTCGCCAGTCTGAAACTCACAGGCATCACCACCAGCGTCGCACAAACAATGTAAAAGGTGTTAATGAAAGCAATGTGCAGTGCCCATACAGAAGGTCCTACAGTGAACATCCTGGTTGGTTGGAATATCTCTGCAGCCAGCTAGGTGAATGGGTCAATCTTCCAGGAGAGGTTGAAATTCCTCCAAAGGCAGGCAATACTGCTACTACCACAGAAAATACTACACAAAAACCTTCAACTTCAAGTGCAGCAGAGTGCACAGAAGGTCCACAGGGAACAGCAACACAAAGGAATTCTAATCAGCAGAGAGATACAACTTATTTACAGAATGTGGGTGAGACTGTTGCAGCACTGCTTAGTCCACTGG GAATAGATGTTGAGATCCAGGTTAAGGACAAGAACCAGAAGCAGACAGGTGAAAAGCAGGATACACCCCAGGGTGCAGCTCAGGCCAAGGAAGCGGAGAAAACTGCACAGGCCAAGGAAGCGGAGAAAACTGCACAGGCCAAGGAAGCGGAGAAAACTGCACAGGCCAAGGAAGCAGAGAATACTGCCCAGGCCAAGGAAGCAGAGAAGAATGTCCAGTCTCGGGAGACAGAAATGGCAGAGGCGGCTTCAGTGTCAGAGCCTATGGAAGTGAGTCCAGAGACTCCATCAGCCCCACCAGAACAACATTCTAGTGAATCAGAAGAGTGGACTGTCCTCATACCAG